The Desmonostoc muscorum LEGE 12446 genome includes a region encoding these proteins:
- a CDS encoding TrkA C-terminal domain-containing protein, whose amino-acid sequence MLKNNKALEPSLFGVLIQANSIYCGIHLTEIQLPERCAFLGILRESQVLSATDNPIICAGDYILAIATHPMMVPALKVTLKKIHSLYYSLNNCLLEARPKQISYKTWDGK is encoded by the coding sequence TAACAAAGCTTTAGAACCAAGCCTCTTTGGTGTTTTAATCCAAGCAAATAGTATTTACTGCGGCATTCATTTAACTGAAATTCAGTTACCGGAACGATGTGCTTTTTTGGGAATCTTAAGAGAAAGTCAAGTCCTTTCAGCAACAGATAATCCTATTATTTGTGCTGGAGATTACATCTTAGCGATCGCAACTCATCCGATGATGGTTCCCGCTCTTAAAGTCACTCTCAAAAAAATTCATTCTCTTTACTATTCCCTCAACAATTGCTTATTGGAAGCTCGACCAAAGCAAATCTCTTACAAAACCTGGGATGGAAAGTAA